One window of Oncorhynchus masou masou isolate Uvic2021 chromosome 28, UVic_Omas_1.1, whole genome shotgun sequence genomic DNA carries:
- the miga2 gene encoding mitoguardin 2 isoform X4 — translation MSIRRAEGMSIAQALAMTVAEIPVFLYSTFGQSIFSQLKLSPSLKKVLFATALGSVALALTAHHMKRRGRKRKQATAVKDEQKQVGIPEALIRSGRPSSLRRGGPFPGRQMMSPSTRSNETMSGISSLAPSKHSSSSHSIASMRVPTSPNQSANPSTPWEAEPVEEESGAMGDANAENLYIIGMELFEEALQKWEQALNIRHHTHSNASKASTSLALEGAAACPNLPTSESRNKVFAEKLETLLHRAYHLQEDFGATIPPDSLLADFESEGTLILPNLESRMREDDATTITSDDSFFSAAELFDNLSLEVCQPLRPAALYDEAVSLVQSGSVPCRELRTELLECYGDQDFLAKLHCVRQAFQVLLLDETHRTFFMETGKQMITGLMTKANKSPKAFLETYEDMLLYTQREETWPVSRMELEGRGVVVMNFFDIVLDFILMDAFDDLESPPSSVVAVLRNRWLSDSFKETALATACWSVLKAKRRLLMVPDGFISHFYAISEQVSPVLAFGFLGPRQHLSEVCTIFKQQIVQYLKDMFDHDKVRFTSAQSLAEDILSLSHRRSDILLGYLGIDSLLEPNGALPQGDIEPGPSPSNHH, via the exons ATGTCAATCAGAAGAGCAGAAGGGATGTCCATCGCCCAGGCCTTGGCCATGACTGTGGCCGAGATCCCCGTGTTTCTCTACTCCACCTTTGGGCAG TCCATATTCTCTCAGCTGAAGCTTTCTCCCAGTCTAAAGAAGGTGCTGTTCGCCACAGCTCTGGGGAGCGTAGCCCTGGCTCTCACCGCCCACCACATGAAGAGACGCGGCAGGAAACGGAAACAGGCAACAGCTGTGAAAGATGAGCAGAAGCAGGTGGGAATACCAGAGGCGTTGATCCGGTCAGGGAGACCGTCATCTCTGAGGAGAG GTGGTCCATTTCCCGGGCGACAGATGATGAGCCCCAGCACACGGAGCAACGAAACCATGAGCGGCATCTCTTCACTGGCTCCCAGCAAACACTCAAGCTCCTCCCACAGCATAGCCTCT ATGCGAGTCCCGACTTCTCCGAACCAGTCGGCCAATCCGTCGACTCCCTGGGAGGCAGAGCCTGTGGAGGAGGAGTCGGGAGCCATGGGGGATGCAAACGCAGAGAACCTGTACATCATTG GTATGGAGTTGTTTGAGGAGGCCCTTCAGAAGTGGGAGCAGGCCCTGAACATCCGGCACCACACCCACTCCAATGCCTCCAAAGCCAGTACCAGCCTAGCCCTGGAGGGGGCAGCGGCCTGCCCCAACCTGCCCACG TCTGAATCGCGTAACAAGGTCTTTGCCGAGAAGCTGGAGACCCTCCTGCACAGGGCCTACCACCTACAGGAGGACTTTGGCGCCACTATTCCCCCAGATAGCCTGCTGGCAGACTTTG AGAGTGAGGGAACACTCATCCTGCCAAACTTGGAGAGTAGAATGCGTGAAGACGATGCCACTACAATCACTTCTGACGATTCCTTCTTCTCAGCAGCAGAA TTGTTTGACAACCTATCTCTGGAGGTGTGTCAGCCTCTGAGGCCCGCTGCTCTTTACGACGAGGCTGTGTCACTGGTCCAGAGCGGCAGCGTGCCCTGTCGAGAGCTCCG AACTGAGCTGCTAGAATGCTACGGTGACCAAGACTTCCTAGCCAAGCTCCACTGTGTGAGACAAGCCTTCCAG GTTTTGTTGTTGGACGAAACTCACCGGACGTTCTTCATGGAGACCGGCAAGCAGATGATCACAGGACTCATGACCAAGGCAAACAAG AGTCCCAAAGCCTTCCTGGAAACCTATGAGGACATGCTTCTCTacacccagagagaggagacctggCCAGTCAGCAGGATGGAACTGGAGGGGCGAGGG GTGGTGGTTATGAACTTCTTTGACATCGTGCTGGACTTCATCCTGATGGATGCCTTTGATGACCTGGAGAGCCCACCCTCGTCCGTTGTGGCCGTGCTCAGGAACCGTTGGCTCTCTGACAGCTTCAAGGAgacg gccCTGGCTACTGCGTGCTGGTCCGTTCTGAAGGCCAAGCGGCGTCTGTTGATGGTTCCAGACGGCTTCATCTCCCACTTCTACGCCATATCAGAACAAGTCAGCCCCGTCCTGGCCTTTGGCTTCCTGGGGCCCCGACAGCACCTCAGTGAGGTGTGCACCATCTTCAAG CAACAAATAGTGCAGTACCTGAAAGATATGTTTGACCACGACAAGGTGCGCTTCACCTCGGCCCAGTCGTTAGCTGAGGACATCCTGAGCCTGTCCCACCGCCGCAGTGACATCCTGCTGGGCTACCTTGGCATTGACAGCCTGCTGGAGCCCAATGGAGCCCTACCCCAAGGAGACATAGAACCGGGCCCCAGCCCCTCCAACCACCACTGA
- the miga2 gene encoding mitoguardin 2 isoform X3, translated as MSIRRAEGMSIAQALAMTVAEIPVFLYSTFGQSIFSQLKLSPSLKKVLFATALGSVALALTAHHMKRRGRKRKQATAVKDEQKQVGIPEALIRSGRPSSLRRGGPFPGRQMMSPSTRSNETMSGISSLAPSKHSSSSHSIASMRVPTSPNQSANPSTPWEAEPVEEESGAMGDANAENLYIIGMELFEEALQKWEQALNIRHHTHSNASKASTSLALEGAAACPNLPTVCHRTIALSTSESRNKVFAEKLETLLHRAYHLQEDFGATIPPDSLLADFESEGTLILPNLESRMREDDATTITSDDSFFSAAELFDNLSLEVCQPLRPAALYDEAVSLVQSGSVPCRELRTELLECYGDQDFLAKLHCVRQAFQVLLLDETHRTFFMETGKQMITGLMTKANKSPKAFLETYEDMLLYTQREETWPVSRMELEGRGVVVMNFFDIVLDFILMDAFDDLESPPSSVVAVLRNRWLSDSFKETALATACWSVLKAKRRLLMVPDGFISHFYAISEQVSPVLAFGFLGPRQHLSEVCTIFKQQIVQYLKDMFDHDKVRFTSAQSLAEDILSLSHRRSDILLGYLGIDSLLEPNGALPQGDIEPGPSPSNHH; from the exons ATGTCAATCAGAAGAGCAGAAGGGATGTCCATCGCCCAGGCCTTGGCCATGACTGTGGCCGAGATCCCCGTGTTTCTCTACTCCACCTTTGGGCAG TCCATATTCTCTCAGCTGAAGCTTTCTCCCAGTCTAAAGAAGGTGCTGTTCGCCACAGCTCTGGGGAGCGTAGCCCTGGCTCTCACCGCCCACCACATGAAGAGACGCGGCAGGAAACGGAAACAGGCAACAGCTGTGAAAGATGAGCAGAAGCAGGTGGGAATACCAGAGGCGTTGATCCGGTCAGGGAGACCGTCATCTCTGAGGAGAG GTGGTCCATTTCCCGGGCGACAGATGATGAGCCCCAGCACACGGAGCAACGAAACCATGAGCGGCATCTCTTCACTGGCTCCCAGCAAACACTCAAGCTCCTCCCACAGCATAGCCTCT ATGCGAGTCCCGACTTCTCCGAACCAGTCGGCCAATCCGTCGACTCCCTGGGAGGCAGAGCCTGTGGAGGAGGAGTCGGGAGCCATGGGGGATGCAAACGCAGAGAACCTGTACATCATTG GTATGGAGTTGTTTGAGGAGGCCCTTCAGAAGTGGGAGCAGGCCCTGAACATCCGGCACCACACCCACTCCAATGCCTCCAAAGCCAGTACCAGCCTAGCCCTGGAGGGGGCAGCGGCCTGCCCCAACCTGCCCACGGTATGCCACAGAACTATCGCACTTTCAACG TCTGAATCGCGTAACAAGGTCTTTGCCGAGAAGCTGGAGACCCTCCTGCACAGGGCCTACCACCTACAGGAGGACTTTGGCGCCACTATTCCCCCAGATAGCCTGCTGGCAGACTTTG AGAGTGAGGGAACACTCATCCTGCCAAACTTGGAGAGTAGAATGCGTGAAGACGATGCCACTACAATCACTTCTGACGATTCCTTCTTCTCAGCAGCAGAA TTGTTTGACAACCTATCTCTGGAGGTGTGTCAGCCTCTGAGGCCCGCTGCTCTTTACGACGAGGCTGTGTCACTGGTCCAGAGCGGCAGCGTGCCCTGTCGAGAGCTCCG AACTGAGCTGCTAGAATGCTACGGTGACCAAGACTTCCTAGCCAAGCTCCACTGTGTGAGACAAGCCTTCCAG GTTTTGTTGTTGGACGAAACTCACCGGACGTTCTTCATGGAGACCGGCAAGCAGATGATCACAGGACTCATGACCAAGGCAAACAAG AGTCCCAAAGCCTTCCTGGAAACCTATGAGGACATGCTTCTCTacacccagagagaggagacctggCCAGTCAGCAGGATGGAACTGGAGGGGCGAGGG GTGGTGGTTATGAACTTCTTTGACATCGTGCTGGACTTCATCCTGATGGATGCCTTTGATGACCTGGAGAGCCCACCCTCGTCCGTTGTGGCCGTGCTCAGGAACCGTTGGCTCTCTGACAGCTTCAAGGAgacg gccCTGGCTACTGCGTGCTGGTCCGTTCTGAAGGCCAAGCGGCGTCTGTTGATGGTTCCAGACGGCTTCATCTCCCACTTCTACGCCATATCAGAACAAGTCAGCCCCGTCCTGGCCTTTGGCTTCCTGGGGCCCCGACAGCACCTCAGTGAGGTGTGCACCATCTTCAAG CAACAAATAGTGCAGTACCTGAAAGATATGTTTGACCACGACAAGGTGCGCTTCACCTCGGCCCAGTCGTTAGCTGAGGACATCCTGAGCCTGTCCCACCGCCGCAGTGACATCCTGCTGGGCTACCTTGGCATTGACAGCCTGCTGGAGCCCAATGGAGCCCTACCCCAAGGAGACATAGAACCGGGCCCCAGCCCCTCCAACCACCACTGA
- the miga2 gene encoding mitoguardin 2 isoform X1 — protein sequence MSIRRAEGMSIAQALAMTVAEIPVFLYSTFGQSIFSQLKLSPSLKKVLFATALGSVALALTAHHMKRRGRKRKQATAVKDEQKQVGIPEALIRSGRPSSLRRGGPFPGRQMMSPSTRSNETMSGISSLAPSKHSSSSHSIASMRVPTSPNQSANPSTPWEAEPVEEESGAMGDANAENLYIIGMELFEEALQKWEQALNIRHHTHSNASKASTSLALEGAAACPNLPTVCHRTIALSTSESRNKVFAEKLETLLHRAYHLQEDFGATIPPDSLLADFESEGTLILPNLESRMREDDATTITSDDSFFSAAELFDNLSLEVCQPLRPAALYDEAVSLVQSGSVPCRELRTELLECYGDQDFLAKLHCVRQAFQVLLLDETHRTFFMETGKQMITGLMTKANKSPKAFLETYEDMLLYTQREETWPVSRMELEGRGLGHIHCKPNRLIQVVVMNFFDIVLDFILMDAFDDLESPPSSVVAVLRNRWLSDSFKETALATACWSVLKAKRRLLMVPDGFISHFYAISEQVSPVLAFGFLGPRQHLSEVCTIFKQQIVQYLKDMFDHDKVRFTSAQSLAEDILSLSHRRSDILLGYLGIDSLLEPNGALPQGDIEPGPSPSNHH from the exons ATGTCAATCAGAAGAGCAGAAGGGATGTCCATCGCCCAGGCCTTGGCCATGACTGTGGCCGAGATCCCCGTGTTTCTCTACTCCACCTTTGGGCAG TCCATATTCTCTCAGCTGAAGCTTTCTCCCAGTCTAAAGAAGGTGCTGTTCGCCACAGCTCTGGGGAGCGTAGCCCTGGCTCTCACCGCCCACCACATGAAGAGACGCGGCAGGAAACGGAAACAGGCAACAGCTGTGAAAGATGAGCAGAAGCAGGTGGGAATACCAGAGGCGTTGATCCGGTCAGGGAGACCGTCATCTCTGAGGAGAG GTGGTCCATTTCCCGGGCGACAGATGATGAGCCCCAGCACACGGAGCAACGAAACCATGAGCGGCATCTCTTCACTGGCTCCCAGCAAACACTCAAGCTCCTCCCACAGCATAGCCTCT ATGCGAGTCCCGACTTCTCCGAACCAGTCGGCCAATCCGTCGACTCCCTGGGAGGCAGAGCCTGTGGAGGAGGAGTCGGGAGCCATGGGGGATGCAAACGCAGAGAACCTGTACATCATTG GTATGGAGTTGTTTGAGGAGGCCCTTCAGAAGTGGGAGCAGGCCCTGAACATCCGGCACCACACCCACTCCAATGCCTCCAAAGCCAGTACCAGCCTAGCCCTGGAGGGGGCAGCGGCCTGCCCCAACCTGCCCACGGTATGCCACAGAACTATCGCACTTTCAACG TCTGAATCGCGTAACAAGGTCTTTGCCGAGAAGCTGGAGACCCTCCTGCACAGGGCCTACCACCTACAGGAGGACTTTGGCGCCACTATTCCCCCAGATAGCCTGCTGGCAGACTTTG AGAGTGAGGGAACACTCATCCTGCCAAACTTGGAGAGTAGAATGCGTGAAGACGATGCCACTACAATCACTTCTGACGATTCCTTCTTCTCAGCAGCAGAA TTGTTTGACAACCTATCTCTGGAGGTGTGTCAGCCTCTGAGGCCCGCTGCTCTTTACGACGAGGCTGTGTCACTGGTCCAGAGCGGCAGCGTGCCCTGTCGAGAGCTCCG AACTGAGCTGCTAGAATGCTACGGTGACCAAGACTTCCTAGCCAAGCTCCACTGTGTGAGACAAGCCTTCCAG GTTTTGTTGTTGGACGAAACTCACCGGACGTTCTTCATGGAGACCGGCAAGCAGATGATCACAGGACTCATGACCAAGGCAAACAAG AGTCCCAAAGCCTTCCTGGAAACCTATGAGGACATGCTTCTCTacacccagagagaggagacctggCCAGTCAGCAGGATGGAACTGGAGGGGCGAGGG CTGGGCCATATTCATTGCAAACCAAACAGACTGATACAG GTGGTGGTTATGAACTTCTTTGACATCGTGCTGGACTTCATCCTGATGGATGCCTTTGATGACCTGGAGAGCCCACCCTCGTCCGTTGTGGCCGTGCTCAGGAACCGTTGGCTCTCTGACAGCTTCAAGGAgacg gccCTGGCTACTGCGTGCTGGTCCGTTCTGAAGGCCAAGCGGCGTCTGTTGATGGTTCCAGACGGCTTCATCTCCCACTTCTACGCCATATCAGAACAAGTCAGCCCCGTCCTGGCCTTTGGCTTCCTGGGGCCCCGACAGCACCTCAGTGAGGTGTGCACCATCTTCAAG CAACAAATAGTGCAGTACCTGAAAGATATGTTTGACCACGACAAGGTGCGCTTCACCTCGGCCCAGTCGTTAGCTGAGGACATCCTGAGCCTGTCCCACCGCCGCAGTGACATCCTGCTGGGCTACCTTGGCATTGACAGCCTGCTGGAGCCCAATGGAGCCCTACCCCAAGGAGACATAGAACCGGGCCCCAGCCCCTCCAACCACCACTGA
- the miga2 gene encoding mitoguardin 2 isoform X2, giving the protein MSIRRAEGMSIAQALAMTVAEIPVFLYSTFGQSIFSQLKLSPSLKKVLFATALGSVALALTAHHMKRRGRKRKQATAVKDEQKQVGIPEALIRSGRPSSLRRGGPFPGRQMMSPSTRSNETMSGISSLAPSKHSSSSHSIASMRVPTSPNQSANPSTPWEAEPVEEESGAMGDANAENLYIIGMELFEEALQKWEQALNIRHHTHSNASKASTSLALEGAAACPNLPTSESRNKVFAEKLETLLHRAYHLQEDFGATIPPDSLLADFESEGTLILPNLESRMREDDATTITSDDSFFSAAELFDNLSLEVCQPLRPAALYDEAVSLVQSGSVPCRELRTELLECYGDQDFLAKLHCVRQAFQVLLLDETHRTFFMETGKQMITGLMTKANKSPKAFLETYEDMLLYTQREETWPVSRMELEGRGLGHIHCKPNRLIQVVVMNFFDIVLDFILMDAFDDLESPPSSVVAVLRNRWLSDSFKETALATACWSVLKAKRRLLMVPDGFISHFYAISEQVSPVLAFGFLGPRQHLSEVCTIFKQQIVQYLKDMFDHDKVRFTSAQSLAEDILSLSHRRSDILLGYLGIDSLLEPNGALPQGDIEPGPSPSNHH; this is encoded by the exons ATGTCAATCAGAAGAGCAGAAGGGATGTCCATCGCCCAGGCCTTGGCCATGACTGTGGCCGAGATCCCCGTGTTTCTCTACTCCACCTTTGGGCAG TCCATATTCTCTCAGCTGAAGCTTTCTCCCAGTCTAAAGAAGGTGCTGTTCGCCACAGCTCTGGGGAGCGTAGCCCTGGCTCTCACCGCCCACCACATGAAGAGACGCGGCAGGAAACGGAAACAGGCAACAGCTGTGAAAGATGAGCAGAAGCAGGTGGGAATACCAGAGGCGTTGATCCGGTCAGGGAGACCGTCATCTCTGAGGAGAG GTGGTCCATTTCCCGGGCGACAGATGATGAGCCCCAGCACACGGAGCAACGAAACCATGAGCGGCATCTCTTCACTGGCTCCCAGCAAACACTCAAGCTCCTCCCACAGCATAGCCTCT ATGCGAGTCCCGACTTCTCCGAACCAGTCGGCCAATCCGTCGACTCCCTGGGAGGCAGAGCCTGTGGAGGAGGAGTCGGGAGCCATGGGGGATGCAAACGCAGAGAACCTGTACATCATTG GTATGGAGTTGTTTGAGGAGGCCCTTCAGAAGTGGGAGCAGGCCCTGAACATCCGGCACCACACCCACTCCAATGCCTCCAAAGCCAGTACCAGCCTAGCCCTGGAGGGGGCAGCGGCCTGCCCCAACCTGCCCACG TCTGAATCGCGTAACAAGGTCTTTGCCGAGAAGCTGGAGACCCTCCTGCACAGGGCCTACCACCTACAGGAGGACTTTGGCGCCACTATTCCCCCAGATAGCCTGCTGGCAGACTTTG AGAGTGAGGGAACACTCATCCTGCCAAACTTGGAGAGTAGAATGCGTGAAGACGATGCCACTACAATCACTTCTGACGATTCCTTCTTCTCAGCAGCAGAA TTGTTTGACAACCTATCTCTGGAGGTGTGTCAGCCTCTGAGGCCCGCTGCTCTTTACGACGAGGCTGTGTCACTGGTCCAGAGCGGCAGCGTGCCCTGTCGAGAGCTCCG AACTGAGCTGCTAGAATGCTACGGTGACCAAGACTTCCTAGCCAAGCTCCACTGTGTGAGACAAGCCTTCCAG GTTTTGTTGTTGGACGAAACTCACCGGACGTTCTTCATGGAGACCGGCAAGCAGATGATCACAGGACTCATGACCAAGGCAAACAAG AGTCCCAAAGCCTTCCTGGAAACCTATGAGGACATGCTTCTCTacacccagagagaggagacctggCCAGTCAGCAGGATGGAACTGGAGGGGCGAGGG CTGGGCCATATTCATTGCAAACCAAACAGACTGATACAG GTGGTGGTTATGAACTTCTTTGACATCGTGCTGGACTTCATCCTGATGGATGCCTTTGATGACCTGGAGAGCCCACCCTCGTCCGTTGTGGCCGTGCTCAGGAACCGTTGGCTCTCTGACAGCTTCAAGGAgacg gccCTGGCTACTGCGTGCTGGTCCGTTCTGAAGGCCAAGCGGCGTCTGTTGATGGTTCCAGACGGCTTCATCTCCCACTTCTACGCCATATCAGAACAAGTCAGCCCCGTCCTGGCCTTTGGCTTCCTGGGGCCCCGACAGCACCTCAGTGAGGTGTGCACCATCTTCAAG CAACAAATAGTGCAGTACCTGAAAGATATGTTTGACCACGACAAGGTGCGCTTCACCTCGGCCCAGTCGTTAGCTGAGGACATCCTGAGCCTGTCCCACCGCCGCAGTGACATCCTGCTGGGCTACCTTGGCATTGACAGCCTGCTGGAGCCCAATGGAGCCCTACCCCAAGGAGACATAGAACCGGGCCCCAGCCCCTCCAACCACCACTGA